A single region of the Microlunatus panaciterrae genome encodes:
- the purN gene encoding phosphoribosylglycinamide formyltransferase encodes MASRLVVLVSGTGTLLQTLIDACADAEFGAEVVAVGSDRPDIPALERAERASIPTFVHPLAKGADRIAWDRELTALVDRYNPDLVVSAGFMKLVGTDFLARFGGRMINTHPALLPSFPGMHGPRDALAYGVKVTGATVFLVDEGVDSGTILAQAAVEVRADDTVDSLHERIKVAERRLLLQTVRDWETVRAGLTRH; translated from the coding sequence GTGGCTTCACGTCTGGTGGTCCTGGTGTCCGGCACGGGCACCCTGCTCCAGACCCTGATCGACGCCTGCGCCGACGCGGAGTTCGGGGCCGAGGTCGTCGCTGTCGGGTCGGACCGGCCGGACATCCCCGCGCTGGAGCGGGCCGAGCGGGCCTCGATCCCGACCTTCGTCCATCCGCTGGCCAAGGGTGCGGACCGGATCGCGTGGGACCGTGAGCTCACCGCCCTGGTGGACAGGTATAACCCGGACCTGGTGGTCAGTGCGGGATTCATGAAGCTGGTGGGGACCGACTTCCTGGCCCGCTTCGGCGGCCGCATGATCAACACCCACCCGGCCCTGCTGCCGTCGTTTCCCGGCATGCACGGACCGAGGGACGCGCTCGCGTACGGTGTGAAGGTCACCGGCGCCACCGTGTTCCTGGTCGACGAGGGGGTCGACAGCGGGACCATCCTTGCCCAGGCGGCCGTCGAGGTGCGGGCCGACGACACGGTCGACTCGCTGCACGAGCGGATCAAGGTGGCGGAACGACGACTGCTGCTGCAGACCGTTCGGGACTGGGAGACGGTCCGCGCCGGACTGACCAGACACTGA